The Methanococcoides methylutens MM1 genome has a window encoding:
- a CDS encoding CBS domain-containing protein: MPKDTLVRDVMVKDVACVALPGSRDEVLSILKDKRVSGLPVLKDNKVVGIVSRSNLLKNPTEEQLALLMARDPVTISPDEDITIAARLMLKHGIRRIPVVEDEKLVGLVTVADVVGSMVDLNITDPIGEYLNHGVGPVWNMTPLPVVARHMELAHVKAVPVIDSALDLVGIISDRDVISSSVIEDSVEMSDMSAGSDDDEWTWESMRDTMSIYYSVSRIKVPDVPVKDVMVKDPITASNNMGVSDCALKMKRHRIDQVPVVDANQKFIGLLRDRYLLKALLKY, from the coding sequence ATGCCTAAGGACACACTCGTTAGAGACGTAATGGTAAAGGATGTTGCATGTGTGGCTCTTCCCGGTTCAAGGGATGAGGTCCTTTCCATTCTGAAAGACAAGCGGGTTTCAGGACTTCCTGTTCTCAAAGATAATAAAGTGGTGGGTATTGTAAGTCGTTCCAACTTACTTAAGAACCCAACTGAGGAGCAACTTGCCCTGTTAATGGCACGTGACCCTGTTACAATAAGCCCCGATGAGGATATCACAATTGCAGCACGCCTTATGCTTAAGCATGGTATCAGAAGGATTCCTGTAGTTGAGGATGAAAAACTTGTAGGATTGGTAACTGTTGCCGATGTTGTTGGTAGCATGGTTGACCTCAATATCACTGATCCGATCGGTGAATATCTCAATCATGGAGTGGGTCCGGTCTGGAATATGACACCTCTGCCTGTGGTTGCAAGACACATGGAACTTGCACATGTAAAAGCAGTTCCGGTCATCGATTCAGCACTTGATCTTGTAGGTATTATCTCAGACCGTGATGTCATCAGTTCAAGCGTGATCGAGGACTCTGTTGAGATGTCTGATATGTCAGCCGGTTCTGATGATGATGAATGGACCTGGGAAAGCATGAGGGACACAATGAGCATCTATTATAGTGTCTCAAGGATCAAAGTACCGGATGTACCTGTAAAGGATGTCATGGTCAAAGATCCTATCACAGCATCAAACAACATGGGGGTCAGTGATTGTGCCCTTAAGATGAAGAGGCACAGGATCGATCAGGTGCCTGTTGTTGATGCAAACCAGAAATTCATCGGCCTATTGAGAGACCGCTACCTCTTAAAAGCACTTCTTAAGTACTGA
- a CDS encoding 2,5-diamino-6-(ribosylamino)-4(3H)-pyrimidinone 5'-phosphate reductase: MGRPFTFINSAMSADGKISTKERKQVRISGDVDFDRMDELRATSDAIMVGIGTVLADDPSLTVKSKSRRSARKDNGSDEGPIRIVIDSKARTPLDADIFIKGEGKRIIAVSGSAPEDRVKMLQQKALVITVGDEQVDLVALLKELYSMGVKRLMVEGGATLNWAMLSNGLVDEIYSFVGNLLIGGTCAPTLVDGSGFHEDDILKLDLMSMEKMDEGVLLKWAVLNRY, translated from the coding sequence ATGGGCAGGCCATTTACTTTTATTAATTCGGCAATGTCAGCTGATGGAAAGATCTCCACAAAGGAAAGAAAGCAGGTCCGGATATCCGGTGATGTGGACTTTGATCGAATGGATGAACTCCGTGCAACATCTGATGCAATAATGGTTGGTATTGGTACAGTTCTTGCAGACGATCCAAGTCTCACTGTCAAATCCAAATCCCGCCGTTCTGCCCGTAAGGATAATGGTTCAGATGAGGGTCCTATTCGCATTGTAATTGATAGTAAAGCAAGAACTCCTCTGGATGCTGATATTTTCATAAAGGGTGAGGGGAAGCGGATCATTGCAGTTTCAGGTTCAGCTCCTGAAGATAGGGTGAAGATGCTCCAACAAAAGGCATTGGTGATTACTGTCGGAGATGAGCAGGTTGACCTGGTTGCATTACTGAAAGAGCTTTATTCCATGGGAGTAAAGCGTTTAATGGTTGAAGGTGGTGCCACTCTTAACTGGGCTATGCTATCAAATGGTCTCGTGGATGAGATCTATTCGTTTGTAGGGAATCTGCTAATTGGTGGAACCTGTGCTCCTACACTTGTTGATGGTTCAGGTTTTCATGAAGATGATATACTGAAGCTGGATCTCATGAGTATGGAAAAAATGGATGAAGGCGTGC
- a CDS encoding universal stress protein — MTSELYKKILIATDGSEKNRKAISYGIEFAKLSGAELYVVYVVDTAAFASIPMDAGWEMMYELLETEGKDSLKKVEELASDSGLKFESAVLEGHPSHEILGYANDNDIDLIVVGTLGKGGIDRFLLGSVAEKVTRNSEVPVLVVRSEKDE; from the coding sequence ATGACAAGCGAATTATACAAGAAAATATTGATAGCAACCGATGGTTCTGAAAAGAACAGAAAGGCAATATCCTATGGTATTGAATTTGCAAAATTGAGTGGGGCAGAGTTGTATGTTGTTTATGTGGTGGATACCGCTGCTTTTGCTTCTATTCCAATGGACGCAGGATGGGAAATGATGTATGAACTTCTCGAGACGGAAGGCAAGGATTCATTAAAGAAAGTTGAGGAGCTTGCATCAGATTCTGGTCTTAAATTTGAATCCGCAGTCCTTGAAGGGCATCCCAGTCATGAGATCCTTGGATACGCAAATGACAATGATATTGATCTGATAGTAGTTGGCACACTTGGAAAGGGTGGTATAGACAGGTTCCTCCTTGGAAGCGTTGCTGAGAAGGTCACTCGCAACTCCGAAGTTCCTGTACTTGTTGTGCGTAGTGAAAAAGACGAATGA